Proteins co-encoded in one Stomoxys calcitrans chromosome 5, idStoCalc2.1, whole genome shotgun sequence genomic window:
- the LOC131998185 gene encoding uncharacterized protein LOC131998185, whose translation MKLIYIVIYFLIPLYSGEKSEAIEELQILVTNCLQKYPVSDDELARFRELDKDPSLASDNYKCFGMCVVQGRGWFIDDVLIDDAYIKFDASGVLEEHVDELYHIIKECKLLVGDNKCDTVFQVGNCLEQKSWELLKKSVKSF comes from the exons ATGAAGTTAATATACATTGTAATATATTTTCTAATACCGCTCTACAGCGGTGAGAAG AGTGAAGCCATTGAAGAATTACAAATCCTAGTGACTAATTGTCTTCAGAAATATCCTGTATCAGATGACGAACTCGCAAGGTTTAGAGAGTTGGATAAAGATCCCAGTCTGGCTAGTGACAATTACAAATGTTTTGGTATGTGTGTGGTACAAGGCAGAGGATGGTTTATCGACGATGTCCTCATAGATGATGCGTATATCAAGTTCGACGCCAGTGGTGTCTTAGAAGAACATGTTGACGAATTGTATCATATTATTAAAGAATGTAAACTTTTGGTTGGTGATAACAAATGCGATACGGTGTTCCAAGTTGGTAATTGTTTGGAGCAAAAATCTTGGGAACTTTTGAAAAAGTCGGTAAAGTCATTTTAG
- the LOC106090257 gene encoding uncharacterized protein LOC106090257, protein MKLIYIVIYFLIPLYSGEKSGAIEELQNLVTNCLQKYPVSDDELARFRELDKDPSLASDNYKCFGMCVVQGRGWFIDDVLIDDAYIKFDASGVLEEHVDELYHIIKECKLLVGENKCDTVFQVGSCLEQKSWELLEKSVKSF, encoded by the exons ATGAAGTTAATATACATTGTAATATATTTTCTAATACCGCTCTACAGCGGTGAGAAG AGTGGAGCCATTGAAGAATTACAAAACCTAGTGACTAATTGTCTTCAGAAATATCCTGTATCAGATGACGAACTCGCAAGGTTTAGAGAGTTGGATAAAGATCCCAGTCTGGCTAGTGACAATTACAAATGTTTTGGTATGTGTGTGGTACAAGGCAGAGGATGGTTTATCGACGATGTCCTCATAGATGATGCGTATATCAAGTTCGACGCCAGTGGTGTCTTAGAAGAACATGTTGACGAATTGTATCATATTATTAAAGAATGTAAACTTTTGGTTGGTGAAAACAAATGCGATACGGTGTTCCAAGTTGGTAGTTGTTTGGAGCAAAAATCTTGGGAACTTTTGGAAAAGTCGGTAAAGTCATTTTAG
- the LOC106090258 gene encoding uncharacterized protein LOC106090258 translates to MKLVDIVIYFLMLLYSSVKSETMEEIDNLVTNCLKKYPVADDEFARFRELEKDPSLASDNYKCFGTCVLQGRGWFIGDVLADHVFIKAVGGGRLAKHGDELHHITKKCKLLVGDNNCDTVFQVTNCLQEKINQLLQLVKSF, encoded by the exons ATGAAGTTAGTAGACATTGTAATATATTTTCTAATGCTGCTCTACAGCAGTGTGAAG AGTGAAACCATGGAAGAAATAGATAACCTAGTGACTaattgtcttaaaaaatatCCCGTGGCAGATGACGAATTTGCAAGGTTTCGAGAGTTGGAAAAAGATCCCAGTCTGGCTAGTGACAATTACAAATGTTTTGGTACGTGTGTGTTGCAAGGCAGAGGATGGTTTATCGGCGATGTCCTCGCAGATCATGTGTTTATCAAAGCCGTAGGCGGTGGTAGATTAGCAAAACATGGTGACGAATTGCATCATATTACTAAAAAATGTAAGCTTTTGGTTGGTGATAACAACTGCGATACGGTGTTCCAAGTTACTAACTGTTTGCAGGAAAAAATTAATCAACTTTTGCAATTGGTGAAGTCGTTTTAG
- the LOC106090259 gene encoding uncharacterized protein LOC106090259 isoform X2, which produces MVLLHSGVKSQNMEEVANLMTNCLKKYPVSDEEFVRQHAMDNDLRLASDSYKCFGMCVVQGRGWFIDDVLIDDAYIKAEGNGILAKRGDQLHNFAKECKLLVGANKCDTVFQVTNCMDDKIKELLRLLKLF; this is translated from the exons ATGG TTCTGCTCCACAGTGGCGTCAAG AGTCAAAACATGGAAGAAGTAGCAAACCTAATGACTAATTGTCTTAAGAAATATCCTGTATCAGATGAAGAATTCGTAAGGCAGCATGCGATGGATAATGATCTCAGGCTGGCTAGCGACAGTTACAAATGTTTTGGTATGTGTGTGGTACAAGGCAGAGGATGGTTTATCGACGATGTCCTCATAGATGATGCGTATATCAAAGCCGAAGGCAATGGTATCTTAGCAAAACGTGGTGACCAATTGCATAATTTTGCCAAAGAATGTAAACTTTTGGTTGGAGCTAATAAATGCGATACTGTGTTCCAAGTTACTAACTGTATGGATGATAAAATCAAAGAACTTTTAAGATTGCTGAAGTTATTTTAG
- the LOC106090259 gene encoding uncharacterized protein LOC106090259 isoform X1, which produces MKCVYIVIYFLVLLHSGVKSQNMEEVANLMTNCLKKYPVSDEEFVRQHAMDNDLRLASDSYKCFGMCVVQGRGWFIDDVLIDDAYIKAEGNGILAKRGDQLHNFAKECKLLVGANKCDTVFQVTNCMDDKIKELLRLLKLF; this is translated from the exons ATGAAGTGTGTATACATTGTGATATATTTTCTAGTTCTGCTCCACAGTGGCGTCAAG AGTCAAAACATGGAAGAAGTAGCAAACCTAATGACTAATTGTCTTAAGAAATATCCTGTATCAGATGAAGAATTCGTAAGGCAGCATGCGATGGATAATGATCTCAGGCTGGCTAGCGACAGTTACAAATGTTTTGGTATGTGTGTGGTACAAGGCAGAGGATGGTTTATCGACGATGTCCTCATAGATGATGCGTATATCAAAGCCGAAGGCAATGGTATCTTAGCAAAACGTGGTGACCAATTGCATAATTTTGCCAAAGAATGTAAACTTTTGGTTGGAGCTAATAAATGCGATACTGTGTTCCAAGTTACTAACTGTATGGATGATAAAATCAAAGAACTTTTAAGATTGCTGAAGTTATTTTAG
- the LOC106090262 gene encoding general odorant-binding protein 56h-like, with the protein MKCVWAFVYIASFVMVSVQADWLSDIIHYSELCETQFPTAKENIEKMFKGELKAINADDTLTCFVKCIMEKQGTFVRGTLSMPGLMKITELDKSLKEIQAPILQKGEACRYEKGENDCETAFKIALCMSEKIADIA; encoded by the exons ATGAAGTGCGTATGGGCTTTTGTGTACATTGCTAGTTTCGTCATGGTTTCTGTGCAG GCTGATTGGTTGAGTGACATAATACACTATTCTGAATTATGTGAAACCCAGTTTCCAACCGCCAAGGAGAATATTGAAAAGATGTTCAAAGGCGAATTGAAAGCGATCAATGCAGACGATACCTTAACTTGCTTTGTAAAATGCATAATGGAAAAACAGGGAACATTCGTGAGAGGAACTCTTAGCATGCCAGGTCTAATGAAGATAACCGAACTTGATAAGTCGCTGAAGGAAATCCAAGCTCCAATTCTCCAAAAGGGTGAAGCTTGCAGGTATGAGAAAGGAGAAAACGATTGTGAGACGGCATTCAAAATAGCTCTTTGCATGAGCGAAAAAATAGCTGATATTGCCTAA